In Thalassotalea fonticola, a single genomic region encodes these proteins:
- a CDS encoding sulfatase family protein, producing the protein MEQFKLFITCILILVSQISLANDAKTNVLLITADDLGYEAVGSLTLDTGLPSLTPNIDAFAKKGYQFKNAHVNTPICQPSRSIIATGQYGINSGMMGFFHMKKRSATVMQTLSDNGYITGVLGKVSHSTPDMAYQWDYVHDYSDLGAGRSPEKYYQFSKEFFQRSKKQNKAFYMMINSHDPHRGFHDPEKPMKNAAIPSKLFSSEQVIVPKYLSDTPQVRKELSHYYNSVRRLDDTFARVLQALNESGMADNTLVVFLSDNGSAFPFAKANAYLASTKTPWIVQWPQGKIKSSYVNEIDFIASIDFFPTVLDVLNLKIPESVDGRSILPLLKGEKQSNRNEVYTQIDYKIGGPATPMRSIQDSEFGYIFNPWSTVGANYRNSNEGEITKKWKTSGDKGQLERLRMFREREVEEFYDLQADPHSVNNLINNPEYQARINAYRQRLVKWMKENSDPVLALYQLKEQPQKMIIMLKKDFPSKAQLTPEQQRLAKQKKKQEKANKNKNQRKSKDH; encoded by the coding sequence GTGGAGCAATTTAAGCTATTTATCACCTGTATTTTAATCTTAGTTAGTCAAATAAGTTTGGCAAACGATGCAAAAACCAATGTACTATTAATTACCGCCGATGACTTAGGCTACGAGGCCGTGGGTTCTTTAACTTTAGATACAGGGCTGCCGAGTTTAACCCCTAACATTGATGCCTTTGCTAAAAAAGGTTACCAGTTTAAAAATGCGCACGTGAATACGCCAATATGTCAGCCAAGTCGTTCGATAATCGCGACCGGGCAATATGGTATCAATAGTGGCATGATGGGCTTTTTCCACATGAAAAAGCGCTCAGCCACGGTGATGCAAACACTGTCTGATAATGGTTATATTACCGGCGTGCTCGGTAAGGTTTCACATTCTACCCCTGACATGGCCTATCAATGGGATTACGTGCATGATTATAGCGATTTAGGCGCAGGCCGTTCCCCGGAAAAGTATTACCAATTTAGTAAAGAATTTTTTCAACGCAGTAAAAAACAGAATAAAGCGTTTTATATGATGATCAATTCACACGATCCTCATCGTGGCTTTCATGATCCTGAAAAACCAATGAAAAATGCTGCAATACCGTCAAAATTATTTAGCTCCGAACAAGTTATTGTGCCTAAGTATTTATCGGATACACCGCAGGTAAGAAAAGAACTAAGCCATTATTATAATTCTGTTCGTCGCTTAGACGATACGTTTGCCCGAGTGCTGCAAGCATTAAATGAATCAGGCATGGCAGATAATACTCTGGTGGTATTTTTATCCGATAATGGCTCAGCCTTTCCATTTGCCAAAGCCAATGCTTACCTAGCAAGTACTAAAACGCCTTGGATAGTACAATGGCCACAAGGAAAGATAAAATCATCGTATGTAAATGAAATCGACTTTATTGCTTCTATTGATTTTTTCCCGACCGTACTCGATGTCCTAAATTTAAAAATTCCTGAGTCAGTCGATGGTCGTTCAATTTTGCCGCTATTGAAAGGTGAAAAACAGTCAAATCGAAATGAAGTGTATACTCAAATCGATTATAAAATTGGTGGCCCGGCAACACCTATGCGTTCAATACAAGATAGTGAATTTGGCTATATTTTTAACCCATGGAGCACCGTTGGTGCAAATTACCGGAACTCTAATGAAGGAGAGATCACTAAAAAGTGGAAAACTTCTGGCGACAAAGGGCAGTTAGAACGACTGAGAATGTTTCGTGAACGGGAAGTTGAAGAGTTTTACGACCTGCAAGCGGATCCGCACAGCGTCAATAACTTGATCAATAATCCAGAGTATCAGGCTAGAATAAATGCTTATCGACAACGTCTGGTAAAATGGATGAAGGAGAATTCAGACCCCGTGTTGGCGTTATATCAGCTGAAAGAACAGCCGCAGAAAATGATAATTATGCTTAAGAAAGACTTTCCCAGTAAAGCGCAGTTAACCCCTGAGCAACAGCGATTAGCGAAGCAAAAAAAGAAACAGGAAAAAGCCAACAAAAACAAAAACCAGCGAAAAAGCAAAGATCATTAG
- a CDS encoding sugar porter family MFS transporter yields MLEKSQQEENKLFIVLISCIAAIGGFLFGFDSGVINGTVEGLKAAFSADDVGTGFNVASMLLGCAVGAFFAGRMADIYGRKTILLVSAVFFLVSAWGSGISESSLEFVFYRIIGGLAVGAASVMTPAYISEIAPARYRGTLTSIQQIAIILGLFSAFISNYLLAEYAGGSTATFWFGIDAWRWMFWIEILPATIFFIGLFMIPESPRFLVASQKMEQAATVLCRLYGKKASPRKLVEIAQSLAVDRHKPSFSDLKHKQTGKIKKVVWLGIGLATLQQLVGINVVFYYGSVLWQAAGFSESDALLINIISGFVSIFACLITIVYIDKLGRKPFLIIGSLGMAITLSIMVYAFANASQGVNGQLQLGDYGILALIAANAYVFFFNMSWGPVMWVMLGEMFPNQLRGSGLAVSGVAQWVANFIITMSFPVMLASFGLAFSYSVYAGFSVVSLLFVVYFIHETKGLELEQMTDY; encoded by the coding sequence GTGTTAGAAAAAAGCCAACAAGAAGAAAATAAACTTTTTATAGTATTAATCAGTTGTATTGCAGCAATAGGTGGATTTTTATTTGGTTTTGATAGTGGCGTGATCAACGGCACTGTTGAAGGCCTCAAAGCTGCATTTTCAGCGGATGATGTTGGCACCGGGTTTAACGTGGCCAGTATGCTGTTAGGTTGTGCCGTAGGTGCATTTTTCGCAGGCCGGATGGCTGATATTTATGGTCGAAAAACAATTCTGTTAGTTTCCGCGGTATTCTTTTTAGTCAGTGCCTGGGGCTCAGGTATCAGTGAGTCATCGTTAGAATTTGTCTTTTATCGAATTATTGGCGGTTTAGCCGTTGGTGCTGCATCGGTAATGACACCGGCATATATCAGTGAAATTGCGCCAGCTCGCTATCGCGGCACATTAACATCGATACAACAAATTGCGATAATTTTGGGGTTGTTTTCAGCATTTATCAGTAACTATCTTTTGGCAGAGTATGCTGGTGGTTCAACTGCAACTTTTTGGTTTGGAATTGATGCTTGGCGCTGGATGTTCTGGATTGAAATATTGCCGGCGACGATATTTTTTATTGGTTTATTTATGATCCCTGAAAGTCCACGCTTTCTTGTTGCTAGTCAAAAAATGGAACAAGCCGCAACGGTGCTTTGTAGATTATATGGTAAAAAAGCCAGTCCGAGGAAGTTAGTTGAAATTGCGCAGTCGCTGGCCGTTGATCGCCATAAACCAAGTTTTTCCGATTTAAAACATAAACAAACGGGTAAGATCAAAAAGGTGGTTTGGTTAGGCATAGGCTTAGCAACGTTACAACAGTTAGTAGGTATTAATGTCGTATTTTACTACGGCTCGGTACTTTGGCAGGCTGCAGGATTTTCTGAAAGTGATGCCTTATTGATCAATATCATAAGTGGCTTTGTCAGCATTTTTGCCTGCTTAATAACAATTGTTTATATTGATAAGTTGGGCCGCAAACCATTTTTAATTATCGGTTCTTTAGGGATGGCCATTACATTGTCTATTATGGTGTACGCTTTTGCTAATGCATCACAAGGAGTTAACGGTCAATTGCAACTTGGTGACTATGGTATACTGGCATTAATTGCGGCTAACGCATACGTGTTTTTCTTTAATATGTCATGGGGACCCGTGATGTGGGTGATGTTAGGAGAAATGTTTCCTAATCAACTGCGTGGTTCAGGTTTAGCGGTTAGTGGAGTAGCTCAGTGGGTGGCCAACTTTATTATTACGATGAGCTTCCCGGTGATGTTAGCCAGTTTTGGTTTAGCATTTAGTTATAGTGTATATGCGGGTTTTTCAGTCGTTTCCTTACTCTTCGTGGTTTATTTTATCCATGAAACTAAAGGACTTGAATTAGAACAAATGACAGATTATTAG
- a CDS encoding FecR family protein, translating into MNKQSQIVTLRSPEIINRESADWLAKMDGDNMDQAEKLALKNWLNESPEHAIALKNHMSMWDDMTEVLNDSGESFMAEATNPEYFSWLRNVFSPKPVMLAMSCMFLLILSGVLIVSPWSARNVETAFYLTNVGVQQSYQLSDGSTALLNTDSRIEIEFSDGQRIVRLQQGEAMFDVAHDKDRPFIVYAAGSAVRAVGTEFVVRLASENILVTVTEGTVELSQRENMAKSNEEKSSSVAVKPEPMLLHQGEQAEYVVENATFVAKQINETQINEQLSWLDGQLVFKEERLENVIKEINRYLDTDILILSPKLKDIPISGRFQIGETEALLEAIEITFDIDVDMSNNQIYLSKYSNE; encoded by the coding sequence GTGAATAAACAATCTCAAATAGTCACCCTTCGTAGCCCCGAAATCATTAATAGGGAGTCGGCCGATTGGTTGGCAAAAATGGATGGCGATAATATGGATCAAGCAGAAAAGCTTGCCCTTAAAAACTGGCTTAATGAATCTCCAGAACACGCCATTGCTTTGAAAAACCATATGAGCATGTGGGATGACATGACCGAAGTCTTGAATGATTCGGGTGAATCTTTTATGGCGGAAGCTACAAACCCAGAATATTTCTCTTGGTTGCGCAATGTGTTTAGCCCGAAACCGGTAATGCTTGCCATGAGCTGTATGTTTTTGCTGATTCTTTCTGGTGTATTAATCGTATCGCCATGGTCTGCTCGTAATGTAGAAACCGCGTTTTATTTGACTAATGTGGGCGTGCAACAAAGCTATCAATTAAGTGATGGTTCAACAGCACTTTTAAATACCGATAGTCGAATAGAGATTGAATTTTCAGACGGCCAGCGTATCGTTCGCTTGCAGCAAGGCGAAGCCATGTTTGATGTCGCCCATGATAAAGACCGTCCTTTTATTGTTTATGCTGCGGGAAGCGCGGTAAGAGCGGTAGGAACTGAATTTGTTGTTCGACTGGCTTCCGAAAACATATTAGTGACAGTAACCGAAGGTACGGTTGAATTGTCACAACGGGAAAATATGGCCAAGTCGAATGAAGAAAAATCATCCTCTGTGGCTGTTAAACCAGAACCTATGTTACTTCATCAGGGTGAACAAGCTGAATATGTTGTAGAAAATGCAACATTTGTAGCGAAACAAATTAATGAAACTCAAATTAATGAACAATTGTCTTGGCTTGATGGACAACTGGTTTTTAAAGAGGAAAGGCTGGAAAACGTGATTAAAGAAATTAATCGTTATTTGGATACAGATATTTTGATACTTAGTCCTAAGTTAAAAGATATCCCCATTAGCGGGCGCTTTCAAATTGGCGAAACCGAAGCACTATTAGAAGCGATTGAAATTACTTTCGACATCGATGTTGATATGAGTAATAACCAAATTTATTTATCAAAATATTCCAATGAATAA
- a CDS encoding RNA polymerase sigma factor: MSEKAKQHTILNTFLSCRDSLARYILKMSVKQEDVDDILQEAFLRVYNEDKKKQIRSPKDYLFIVSRNLIYKGLKHQSKEIATDVDDYLLGHDDKQTEIELHKQRKFKAFNDALMTLPEKNRRAILLRKYYGLSHKEISQKLGVSVSSVEKYISKGIKQCGDILAGQGYEAQNIGGESKGKNSATVKERSK, encoded by the coding sequence GTGTCAGAAAAAGCAAAACAACATACTATACTCAATACATTTTTGTCCTGTCGAGACAGCTTGGCACGATATATTCTTAAAATGAGTGTCAAACAAGAAGATGTTGATGACATTTTACAAGAAGCGTTTTTACGAGTTTATAATGAAGATAAAAAGAAACAGATACGATCGCCAAAAGATTATTTATTTATTGTTTCTCGAAACCTGATCTATAAAGGCTTAAAACATCAGTCGAAAGAAATTGCCACCGACGTTGACGATTATTTGCTTGGTCATGATGATAAACAAACCGAAATTGAATTACATAAGCAAAGAAAATTTAAAGCGTTTAACGATGCGTTAATGACTCTGCCTGAGAAGAATCGTCGGGCGATCCTATTACGAAAATATTATGGTTTATCGCATAAAGAAATTAGTCAAAAGTTAGGTGTATCAGTGAGTTCTGTAGAAAAATATATTTCCAAAGGTATCAAACAATGTGGAGATATACTCGCTGGTCAAGGATATGAAGCACAAAACATTGGTGGTGAAAGTAAGGGCAAAAACAGTGCCACCGTTAAGGAGAGAAGCAAGTGA